Below is a genomic region from Neorhizobium galegae.
AGGACTGCGGCCGGCCAGACCTACAAGTTTTCCGTCGAGCTCGCTTTCACCGATGCCCAGCGCGAGCGGGGTCTGATGTACCGCAAGGTGATGGCCCCGGATGCCGGCATGCTCTTCGATTTCGGCACGCCGCGGCCGGTCTCGATGTGGATGGAGAACACCATCCTGCCCCTCGACATGCTGTTCATCCAGGGCGACGGCACGATCTCGCATATCCGCGAGAACGCGGTGCCCTATTCCCGCGACATCATCGATTCGCGCGGACCTGTGAAATTCGTGCTGGAGCTCAATGCCGGTCGCTCGAAGTCGCTTGGCATCAAGGCGGGCGACAAGGTGATCAGCAAACGCATCGGCAATCAGTGGTAATTCTCAAACTCTTAGAGCCCGTCCGAGAATTGGGTTGAGTGATCGGGCCGATGATGATTCCAAGAAGGTGTCTGAAGCCTGAATGGAAGCGCCATGTGGAACCCGACCACCCGGCGGCAGTATAGTCGCAAACAGCCACGATACGAAACCGACCTGACGGACGCGGAATGGGCGGTGATAGCGCCCCTTCTTCCGCAGCCTGCGCCAAGGGGGCGTAAGCCAGCTTGGCCGCTGCGGGAGATCATCAACGCCATTTTTTACGTTCTGCGGGGCGGCATTCCCTGGCGTCTCATCCCGAAAGACCTGCCGCCCAAGAGCACGGTTTTCGGGTATTTCTGCCGCTGGCGTGACACTGGTGTCTTCACGCGGATCAATCACTGCCTCGTCATGGCGGATCGCGAGCGGACCGGCCGCCAGGCCTCTCCAAGTGCTGCTGTGTTGGATAGCCAGAGTGTCAAAACCACCGAGAGCGGCGGTCCGCGTGGATATGATGCGGGTAAAAAGATCAAAGGCCGCAAGCGACAAGCAATGGTCGATATGGATGGACGTGCTCTCGTGCTTGATCCTCAACCGGCCGACGTTCAGGATCGCGATGGTGCCATCCCGGTTCTGCGACTGTCTCGGAAGTCCTTCCCGTTCGTTGCCAAGGCATTTGCCGACATGGGATACTCTGGCGACAGGCCGCAAAATGCGACACTGGTCGACGTCGAGATCGTCCGCAAGCCGAAGGATCAGGTCGGCTTTGCCGTTCATCCAAAGCGTTGGGTTGTCGAGCGCTTCTTCGCTTGGATCAGCCGAAACCGGCGGCTATGGAAAGACCCGGAAGCAACCATCAAGTCCGCCAAGGCCTTCCTTTATGCCGCATCCATCATGACCCTCGTCAGACGGATCGCACGCCGCTCGTGAATTCTCGGACGGACTCTTAGGCTTTCGAATGGCCAAGGGTCCATTTTGCAGTTGCGGCACAAGGGGGAACCGTGTATCTCGCAACCACCGTAGGAACGGAGTGTAGCGCAGCCTGGTAGCGCATCTGGTTTGGGACCAGAGGGTCGGGAGTTCGAATCTCTCCACTCCGACCATGCTTTTAGGTGAGGCTCCTTATCCGTTCCATTCCATGGAGCGTTACAGGAATGGCCGCCAAGATCTATCGTCCCGCAAAGACCGCCATGCAGTCCGGCAAGGCCAAGACCCATCTCTGGGTGTTGGAATTTGACCAGGAACAGCCGCGCCGCATCGATCCGATCCTTGGCTACACCTCCTCCGGCGACATGAAGCAGCAGCTTCGGCTGACCTTCGAAAGCCAGGAACAGGCGGAAGCCTATGCCAAGCGCGAAGGCATCGAATACCGCGTCATCCAGCCGAAGGATCCGAATCGTCAGATCGTTTCCTACACCGACAATTTCCGCTTCAGCCGCACCCAGCCCTGGACGCATTGATTTTTTAGCCGCTCGGGCCTTTCCGAGCGCCGCTGCCGAGATCGGCCCCTTAGCTCAACTGGATAGAGCAGCTGCCTTCTAAGCAGCAGGTCGCAGGTTCGAGTCCTGCAGGGGTCGCCAGCCTTGATCTTGTCCGACCCGTTCCAACTGAGCCGCGCGACTACCTGGTGCGGTACACAGACATGGCCACCGGGTATGCATAGACGCCCCGGTAGAAGAACCCATTGCGATACAAACAACCCCGCAACCGCACCGCAGGCAGACTGGTCTCTGCTATCGCTCCAGCCTCCGCCAGACCAGCTTCAGGGAGGCATCGCGCCAGCGCCCTGTTGTACGCCTGCATGAGCTGAGGGCTGCTTTCCACAGGCACTGCTCCGTAGAGCCGCAAATCCGACCGGGCTTCAGCCGCAATCGATGTGCAGGCTAGGCCAAGTGCCACGCCCAATGCGAGCTTGAGGTTCATATGTCCGCTCTCCGCTTGATAGGATGCCGCGTGAAACGCGATGTCAGGCGATTTGTTCCTGAACTCCTTGAAAGGCAGTCCGCCGCTGCCCGCGAAAAATGCTGGGCTCGCGAAACCCCATTCTTGCCGCATTGAGGATTCGGAATTGCCGCATTGTTTCATATGATGCATCTTGTCGGTTCCGTAGCGTCACGCGAGCGGAAGACAGATCGGCGATTGAGCGGCCACGGCCCTCGGCAAACGCCTTCAACACATTGAAATGGTTTTCATTCGGGCAGTTCGAATTGCCCGGACCCTTCGCTTGTTTTGAGCTTAGAGTGGGGATTCATATGAAAAGGATATCATCCGCGGGCGCGGTTTTGGCGCTTGCGTGTTTTTTGACGGCTGGTCCGGGGTTTGCGGAAGACAAGCCACTGATCTGGAAGCCGATCCGAAATTCCGACACCAGCTACTCGGTCAAGCTCGGCCTCAAGCTGCCGACCAGGCTCGAAACCGAGGCCGGCGTGTCGATGGGCGTCGATACGTCGACGAGCGGAACTCCGGTCGATACGCCCATCAAGTTCTGGAGCAATTTCACGGCGGAAAAGATCCAGACGCCCGCCTATCAGCTGAACCGCGGCGTCGGTGTCGATCTCGACGGCAATACCGGCAGCGCCGGGATCACCATGAATTATTACGAAAAGGAAATCGCCACGCCGACGATCGATATCGAGAGGCGCAGCAGCTACGGCCTGCGGTATGATGGGACCTCGGGAGAATGGCGAGGACTCGATGCCAGCCAGTCGGTTCGCCTGTCGCATAGCCCGAGCAGCACGGCGCTGGTCGGGCGGGCAAGCGGCAGCAACGGGTTTCGCACGGTCGGGGCGGGCGTCGCCGTGGAAAAGAGGCTCGGCCGGGACATGACGGTCAGCGGTGCGCTTGACCGCAGCTCGGATGCGCCCGAACCGGTCACGAGCGTCAATGCTCGTTATTCCTTCCGCTGGTGAAACGAAAACGGGGCGCCGAAGCGCCCCGTGATTGCGTGCCCGTAAAGCCGTCAGTGCAGGATTTGGCTCAGGAAGAGCCTCGTGCGCTCGTGCTGCGGGTTGTCGAAGAACTCCGCCGGCGAGTTCTGTTCGACGATCTGGCCCTGGTCCATGAAGATCACCCGGTGGGCGACCTGGCGGGCAAAGCCCATTTCGTGGGTGACGCACAGCATGGTCATGCCTTCTTCCGCAAGGCTCACCATCGTATCCAGCACTTCCTTGACCATTTCCGGGTCGAGCGCCGAGGTCGGCTCGTCGAACAGCATGATCTTAGGCTTCATGCACAGCGAGCGGGCAATCGCCACGCGCTGCTGCTGGCCGCCGGAAAGCTGGCCCGGATATTTGTTGGCCTGTTCCGGGATCTTGACGCGGGCCAGATAATGCATGGCGATCTCTTCCGCCTGCTTCTTCGGCATCTTGCGCACCCAGATCGGCGCGAGCGTGCAGTTTTCGAGGATCGTCAGGTGAGGGAAGAGGTTGAAGTGCTGGAACACCATGCCGACTTCGCGGCGCACTTCGTCGATCTTCTTCAGGTCGTTGGTAAGCTCGATGCCATCGACGATGATGTTGCCGGCCTGGTGTTCCTCAAGGCGATTGATGCAGCGGATCATCGTCGATTTGCCGGAACCGGACGGGCCGGCGATGACGATGCGTTCGCCCTTCATCACCTTCAGGTTGATGTCGCGCAGCACGTGGAAATCGCCGTACCACTTGTTCATGCCGATGATTTCGACGGCAACGTCGGTAGCCGAGACGGTCATTTTTTTGGGTTGGGCGTCTGCCATTTTTATCCCCTTAGTTATCGTTTGTGGCTAGGCACAGCTTCAGGTCGGCTATCGCCTCAGGTTGGTGTCGAGGTGCCGCTCCATGAAGGCGGAGTAGCGCGACATGCCGAAGCAGAACAGCCAGAAGATGAAGCCTGCGAAGATGAGGCCCGTGATTGGTGTGACGGGGCTGATCCAGGTCGTGTCGGTGAAGTTCAGCTGTACGATCCCGAGAAGGTCGAACATGCCGATGATCGACACCAGCGACGTATCCTTGAAAAGGCCGATGAAGGTGTTGACGATGCCGGGAATGACCAGTTTCAGCGCCTGCGGCATGATGATCAGCCGGATCTTCTGCCAATAGCTGAGACCGAGCGAATCGGCGCCCTCGAACTGCCCCTTCGGGATGGCCTGCAGGCCGCCGCGAACCACCTCGGCCATGTAAGCGGAGGCGAAGATCGCCACGCCCACCAGCGCCCGCAGGAAGTTGTCGATCGTCCAGCCGGTCGGCAGGAAGAGCGGCAGCATCACGTTCGCCATGAACAGCACGGTGATCAGCGGCACGCCGCGGATGACCTCGATGAAGGTGACGCAAAGAATGCGGATCACCGGCATCGTCGAGCGTCGCCCAAGCGCCAGCAGAATGCCGACGGGAAGCGAGACGGCAATGCCGACGAAGGAAAGGATCAGCGTCACCATCAGACCGCCCCAGAGCGGGGTCTCGACCTTCTGGAGCCCGAACACGCCGCCATGCAGCAGGAAGAATGCGACGATCGGCAGGCCGACGAAGAGCAGCAGGGCGTTCAGGCCCTTGCGAGGCAGCTTCGGCATCAGGACCGGCACGAGCAGGCCGATGAACAGGATCGCCACCAGCATCGGCCGCCAGCGCTCGTCGATCGGATAGCGCCCGAACATGAATTGCTGGAAGCGGTCGCCGACAAACGCCCAGCAGGCGCCGCTCCAGCCATTCGGCTTGATGCCGCCCTGTACCGCGGTGGTGCAGAACGAGCGGTCGGTCCCGAACCACGCCGCCTGGACGAATAGCCAGTTGATCATGCCGGGCAGCGTCCAGACCAGCAGGGCAACCGCAAGGATCGTCAGCGCGGCGTCTTTCGGTGTGGCCAGAAGATTGGTGCGGATCCAGCCCGAGGCGCTCCTGGTGCTGAGCGGAGCGGGGGTCGGGTCGATCATTTCCTGCCGGACATAGGCAATGTTTTTCGTGCTCATGATCTTACCTCTCCACCAGGGCCATTTTGGCGTTGAACCAGTTCATGAACAGCGAGGTCGTGATACTGATGCTGAGATAGACGACGAGCCAGATCGACACCACCTCGATCGCCTGCCCGGTCTGGTTCATCGTGGTGCCGCCGGTGGCGACCAGTTCCGGAAAGCCCACGGCAATGCCGAGCGACGAGTTTTTCGTGAGGTTGAGATATTGGCTGGTCAGCGGCGGGATGATGACCCGCATTGCCTGCGGTACGACGACGAGGCGGGTCGTGGTGCTGGGCTGCAAGCCGAGTGCCGCGGCCGCTTCGCTTTGCCCCTTGGCGACGGCCCGGATGCCGGCGCGGATCGTCTCGGCGATGAACGAGGCCGTATAGAAGGACAGAGCCAGGTAAAGAGCCACGAATTCCGGCGCGATCACGGATCCGCCCGACAGGTTGAAGCGGCCGGCGATCGGGAAATCGAACGTCAGCGGAGCGCCGACGGCAAGGAAGGCGAGGACCGGCAGGCCGACGATCAGCCCGATTGCCGCCCAGATCGTATGGAACTGCTGACCGGTGCGCATCTGCCGCTGTTTTGCCCAGCGCGCCACGATGAACGTCGCAACGATGGCAATCACCAACGCAGGGGGGATTACCCATGCGGTATCGCCCCAGACGGGTCTGGGGAAGGCGAGGCCACGGTTGTTGAGCACCATGCCAAGCGGCAGCTTGAGCGAGTCCCGAACCTGCGGCAGGGACGAAAGCACGCCCTTGTACCAGAAGAAGATGATCAGCAGCACCGGGATGTTGCGGAACACTTCCACATAGACGGTGCAAAGCTTTGCGATCAGCCAGTTCTTCGAAAGACGGCCGATGCCGATGATGAAGCCGATGGTGGTCGCGGTGATGATGCCGAAGAACGCCACCAGGATTGTGTTGAGGAAACCGACGAGGATGGCGCGCCCGTAGGTCGAATCGCTTGAATATTCGATCAGCGAGGCGCCGATGTCGAAACCGGCGCGGCCCTTGAGGAACTGATATCCGGAAGCGGTACCGGAGCGCGCAAGGTTGGCGACGGTGTTGTCGAAAATCGACCAGCCGACGCCGACGACGATGACGAGCGTGAGGATCTGGAAAAAAATAGCCCGGATCTTTGGATCGTAGATATAGGATCTGAGAGTTCGCGCTTCGGAAGGCGCAATTGCAGCGTGATCTGTCATGCTGGCCTTTTCCCCTGTGACCTCATTTTTGAGGTCTTTTTCTTTTTATGCGTTTTTTTGTTTTAGGTGGGGATAAGGCGGCATTGGCCGCCTTATCCCGTCTTGGTCTGGCCGATTAACGAACCGGCGGAGCGTATTGCAGGCCGCCCTTGGTCCAGAGCGCGTTCAGGCCACGCTGGATCTTGAGGGGGGTGTTCTGACCGATGTTGCGCTCGAACACTTCGCCGTAATTGCCGACGGCCTTGACGATGTTGTAGGCCCAGTCGTTGGTCAGGCCGAGGTCGGTACCGATCTTGGTATCCTTCTCGACGCCGAGGAAGCGGCGGACGTCCGGGTTGGTGGAGGACTTGCGGATGTCATCGACATTGGCCTTGGTGATGCCGAACTCTTCGGCCTGCACCAGTGCGTAATGCGTCCACGAAACGATATCGAACCACTGGTCGTCGCCCTGGCGAACGGCCGGGCCGAGCGGCTCCTTGGAGATGATTTCCGGCAGAATGATGTGCTCATCCGGGTTCGAAAGCGACAGGCGCAGCGAATAGAGGCCGGACTGGTCGGTCGTGTAAACGTCGCAACGGCCTTCCTGGTAGGCCTGGTTCACTTCCGGCAGCTTTTCGTAGACGACCGGCTTGTATTCGAGCTTGTTGGCCTTGAAATAGTCGGCGAGATTGAGCTCGGTGGTGGTGCCGGACTGAACGCAGACGGCAGCGCCGGCGAGTTCCAGAGCCGATTTCACGTTGAGGCTTTTCGGCACCATGAAGCCCTGGCCATCGTAATAGTTGACGGTGCGGAAGTTGAAGCCGAGCGCGGTATCGCGGTTGATCGTCCAGGTCGTGTTGCGGAACAGGACGTCGCCTTCACCCGACTGCAGTGCCGTGAAGCGGGTCTGCGAGGTGGTCGGGGTGTATTTCGTTTTCGTTGCGTCATTAAAAATGGCAGCAGCAACGGCTTTGCAGTAGTCAACGTCGAAACCGGACCAGTTGCCCGATGCATCCGGTGCGGCAAAGCCGGCGAGACCGGTGTTGACGACGCACTGAACGAAACCCTTGGACTTGACGGTATCAAGCGTGGCGGCCGATGCCGCCGATGCGAAGCCAAGGACCGCTGCGCCGATCGCGGCTGACAGAAGCGTCTTTTTCATTTTCCCAACCTTTATCTGTGGTTTTCTGTGACTTGATGGCACCGGGCCGCTCCCCTGTCTTTTCGAATACGGCCGGCCGCCCGCTAACCCTCCCGGTGCAGGCGTTGCTATCTCATTCGCAAAACAACGCAGGGTCAAGTGTCGCCTTTTCGAATTGCGTCTGAAATGAGGTAAATTCGTTAACCCGGCTCAGAAAACGCTCAGTTACCTAAAGTTTAGGCAGCGTATGATCAAAAGAGGTGCGTTTTCCGTGGGATGGAAGGTTGCCTGATGTATCTGATTTAAGCTCCTGTCGCGGGGTTGACCGGGCTTTGCTCCGGCGGCAAAACTTTGTGCCTTCATTGCCAAAGAAAGCTCTCCCCGACATGAAAAAGACGAACGAGTCCCTGTTCACCGGCGCTGGCCCCAACACGCGTCTCGCCCATATGGGCAATGATCCGTCCGACTACCACGGTTTCGTCAATCCGCCGGTCGTTCACGCTTCGACCGTGTTGTTTCCCGACGCTGCGACGATGGAGAAGCGGGCCCAGAAATACACCTACGGGACCCGCAGCACGCCGACGACCGATGCGCTCTGCGCAGCATTCGACGAACTGGAAGGCTCGGCCGGGACAATCCTCGTCCCCTCGGGACTGGCAGCGATCTCGGTGCCGTTTCTTGCCTATCTCTCGGCCGGCGACCACGCCCTGATCGTCGATTCCGTCTACGCGCCGTGCCGTAATTTCTGCAATACGATGCTGAAGCGCCTCGGCGTCTCGATCGAGTACTACGATCCGGAAATCGGCGCGGGCATCGAAGCGCTGATCAAGCCGAACACCAGGCTGATCCATACCGAAGCGCCGGGCTCCAACACCATGGAGATGCAGGATATCAGGGTGATCGCCGACGTGGCTCACCGGCACGATTGCGTCGTCACCATGGACAATACCTGGGCGACGCCGCTTTATTTCCGGCCGCTCGATTTCGGCGTCGACGTGTCGATCCATGCGACGACGAAATATCCGTCCGGCCATTCGGACATCATCATGGGCTCGGTTTCGGCCAATGCCAAGCACTGGCCCAAGCTGGAGGAAGCCCGCATTGGGCTCGGGATCTGCGGCTCACCGGATGATTCCTACCAGATCCTGCGCGGACTGCGGACTATGGGCGTGCGCCTCGAACATCATCAGAAAAGCGCGCTCGATATTGCCACATGGCTGGAGAGCCGCGACGACGTCGCGCGCGTCCTGCACCCGGCGCTGCCGAGCTTTCCGGGCCACGCGATCTGGAAGCGCGATTTCAAGG
It encodes:
- a CDS encoding amino acid ABC transporter substrate-binding protein; translated protein: MKKTLLSAAIGAAVLGFASAASAATLDTVKSKGFVQCVVNTGLAGFAAPDASGNWSGFDVDYCKAVAAAIFNDATKTKYTPTTSQTRFTALQSGEGDVLFRNTTWTINRDTALGFNFRTVNYYDGQGFMVPKSLNVKSALELAGAAVCVQSGTTTELNLADYFKANKLEYKPVVYEKLPEVNQAYQEGRCDVYTTDQSGLYSLRLSLSNPDEHIILPEIISKEPLGPAVRQGDDQWFDIVSWTHYALVQAEEFGITKANVDDIRKSSTNPDVRRFLGVEKDTKIGTDLGLTNDWAYNIVKAVGNYGEVFERNIGQNTPLKIQRGLNALWTKGGLQYAPPVR
- a CDS encoding cystathionine beta-lyase; translation: MKKTNESLFTGAGPNTRLAHMGNDPSDYHGFVNPPVVHASTVLFPDAATMEKRAQKYTYGTRSTPTTDALCAAFDELEGSAGTILVPSGLAAISVPFLAYLSAGDHALIVDSVYAPCRNFCNTMLKRLGVSIEYYDPEIGAGIEALIKPNTRLIHTEAPGSNTMEMQDIRVIADVAHRHDCVVTMDNTWATPLYFRPLDFGVDVSIHATTKYPSGHSDIIMGSVSANAKHWPKLEEARIGLGICGSPDDSYQILRGLRTMGVRLEHHQKSALDIATWLESRDDVARVLHPALPSFPGHAIWKRDFKGASGVFSFVLKAEGDKAKAKAHAFLDALSFFGLGYSWGGYESLAVPVNLSDRTIRKAPPEGPVIRLQIGLEDVADLKKDLEIGFAAAAEM
- a CDS encoding ETC complex I subunit, with protein sequence MAAKIYRPAKTAMQSGKAKTHLWVLEFDQEQPRRIDPILGYTSSGDMKQQLRLTFESQEQAEAYAKREGIEYRVIQPKDPNRQIVSYTDNFRFSRTQPWTH
- a CDS encoding IS5 family transposase, translating into MWNPTTRRQYSRKQPRYETDLTDAEWAVIAPLLPQPAPRGRKPAWPLREIINAIFYVLRGGIPWRLIPKDLPPKSTVFGYFCRWRDTGVFTRINHCLVMADRERTGRQASPSAAVLDSQSVKTTESGGPRGYDAGKKIKGRKRQAMVDMDGRALVLDPQPADVQDRDGAIPVLRLSRKSFPFVAKAFADMGYSGDRPQNATLVDVEIVRKPKDQVGFAVHPKRWVVERFFAWISRNRRLWKDPEATIKSAKAFLYAASIMTLVRRIARRS
- a CDS encoding amino acid ABC transporter ATP-binding protein encodes the protein MADAQPKKMTVSATDVAVEIIGMNKWYGDFHVLRDINLKVMKGERIVIAGPSGSGKSTMIRCINRLEEHQAGNIIVDGIELTNDLKKIDEVRREVGMVFQHFNLFPHLTILENCTLAPIWVRKMPKKQAEEIAMHYLARVKIPEQANKYPGQLSGGQQQRVAIARSLCMKPKIMLFDEPTSALDPEMVKEVLDTMVSLAEEGMTMLCVTHEMGFARQVAHRVIFMDQGQIVEQNSPAEFFDNPQHERTRLFLSQILH
- a CDS encoding DUF192 domain-containing protein produces the protein MHFSFSSFLKSALAALFLILAGSAVAQDVAFPREELSIRTAAGQTYKFSVELAFTDAQRERGLMYRKVMAPDAGMLFDFGTPRPVSMWMENTILPLDMLFIQGDGTISHIRENAVPYSRDIIDSRGPVKFVLELNAGRSKSLGIKAGDKVISKRIGNQW
- a CDS encoding amino acid ABC transporter permease, with product MIDPTPAPLSTRSASGWIRTNLLATPKDAALTILAVALLVWTLPGMINWLFVQAAWFGTDRSFCTTAVQGGIKPNGWSGACWAFVGDRFQQFMFGRYPIDERWRPMLVAILFIGLLVPVLMPKLPRKGLNALLLFVGLPIVAFFLLHGGVFGLQKVETPLWGGLMVTLILSFVGIAVSLPVGILLALGRRSTMPVIRILCVTFIEVIRGVPLITVLFMANVMLPLFLPTGWTIDNFLRALVGVAIFASAYMAEVVRGGLQAIPKGQFEGADSLGLSYWQKIRLIIMPQALKLVIPGIVNTFIGLFKDTSLVSIIGMFDLLGIVQLNFTDTTWISPVTPITGLIFAGFIFWLFCFGMSRYSAFMERHLDTNLRR
- a CDS encoding amino acid ABC transporter permease codes for the protein MTDHAAIAPSEARTLRSYIYDPKIRAIFFQILTLVIVVGVGWSIFDNTVANLARSGTASGYQFLKGRAGFDIGASLIEYSSDSTYGRAILVGFLNTILVAFFGIITATTIGFIIGIGRLSKNWLIAKLCTVYVEVFRNIPVLLIIFFWYKGVLSSLPQVRDSLKLPLGMVLNNRGLAFPRPVWGDTAWVIPPALVIAIVATFIVARWAKQRQMRTGQQFHTIWAAIGLIVGLPVLAFLAVGAPLTFDFPIAGRFNLSGGSVIAPEFVALYLALSFYTASFIAETIRAGIRAVAKGQSEAAAALGLQPSTTTRLVVVPQAMRVIIPPLTSQYLNLTKNSSLGIAVGFPELVATGGTTMNQTGQAIEVVSIWLVVYLSISITTSLFMNWFNAKMALVER